In a single window of the Sphingosinicella microcystinivorans genome:
- the gspK gene encoding type II secretion system minor pseudopilin GspK, whose product MKRALKHRGRERGMALLTVLMLVAVMGALTATALETINRSVRMAGNSRVAAQARYYVLGAEVMALERIATLVGRAGDTLTSAGGWNGREFVFPTPDNAGTIRARVSDGGNCFNLNSVTDGGSPTTLRARPRGIAQFTALMTTLGISDAEARRAAFTLADWIDADSLPLPLGGEDEAYTRLSPAYRTGNTLLAEVSELRAVAGITPEIYDVVRPWVCALPTTELSPINVNTLEAAQAPLLTMIMPGRLTPEAARQVMASRPAGGWTNALDFWEAPAIAALTPSSEELDQVKLTSRWFALEIDVDVSGYTLTETALLDVSRDRARVVERRWTVEE is encoded by the coding sequence GTGAAGCGCGCTCTGAAGCACCGGGGGCGCGAACGCGGCATGGCGCTGCTCACCGTGCTGATGCTCGTCGCGGTGATGGGGGCGCTGACGGCGACGGCGCTCGAAACCATCAACCGCTCGGTGCGCATGGCGGGCAACAGCCGCGTCGCCGCGCAGGCGCGCTACTACGTGCTCGGTGCCGAGGTGATGGCGCTCGAACGCATCGCGACACTCGTCGGCAGGGCCGGCGACACGCTGACATCGGCGGGCGGCTGGAACGGCCGCGAGTTCGTGTTCCCCACGCCGGACAACGCGGGAACCATCCGCGCCCGCGTGTCCGACGGCGGCAACTGCTTCAATCTCAACAGCGTCACGGACGGCGGCAGCCCCACCACGCTGCGCGCCCGCCCGCGCGGTATCGCGCAGTTCACCGCGCTGATGACGACACTCGGCATTTCCGATGCCGAGGCGCGCCGCGCCGCCTTCACCCTCGCGGACTGGATCGACGCGGATTCGTTGCCGCTCCCCCTCGGCGGGGAGGACGAGGCCTACACGCGGCTGTCGCCCGCCTATCGCACGGGAAACACGCTGCTGGCGGAGGTGAGCGAACTGCGCGCGGTTGCGGGGATCACGCCGGAAATCTATGACGTTGTCAGACCTTGGGTATGCGCCTTGCCGACAACTGAACTTTCGCCGATCAACGTCAACACGCTCGAAGCCGCGCAGGCGCCGCTGCTGACGATGATCATGCCGGGGCGGCTCACGCCCGAGGCGGCCCGCCAGGTGATGGCGAGCCGCCCTGCGGGCGGCTGGACCAATGCCCTCGACTTCTGGGAGGCGCCCGCGATCGCAGCGCTGACGCCGTCGAGCGAGGAACTCGATCAGGTGAAGCTCACGTCGCGCTGGTTCGCGCTCGAGATCGACGTGGACGTCTCGGGCTACACGCTCACCGAGACCGCGCTGCTCGATGTGTCGCGCGACCGCGCGCGCGTCGTGGAACGCCGCTGGACGGTCGAGGAATGA
- the gspL gene encoding type II secretion system protein GspL — protein MSRRLFVLLPASGTALRWRTQGEDGRTLASGLLVDDAEAQIDEDTRVTAIVPGSAVSLHWVELAAASAAQAAAAARHLAADFVAAPIADQHVAAAAVADADGRRLIGIVDKGVMAGWLATLVHHGLDPDEMVPAPLMLPVAEDAVSTLRSGDTLLVRASDLALETEPALAEMLIGGRALRPILRDILDLPAYPDAPLNLRQGEFRKARPRAVGRADIRRMALLAAGVVAAWLGADLALALRHHFAANAMEAEMQALAAKALPGVVITDPALQLQQRYAASASSGGFTGMAASLFGALQASGTIRLESLRYEPTGAMRATLIAPVGASAEPVKQRMVADGLNLVEGASRSGDNGQRIDIEVTRL, from the coding sequence ATGAGCCGCCGCCTTTTCGTCCTGCTGCCTGCGTCGGGGACCGCGCTGCGCTGGCGCACACAGGGCGAGGACGGGCGCACGCTGGCGTCCGGGCTTCTCGTCGACGACGCCGAGGCACAGATCGACGAGGACACGCGCGTCACCGCCATCGTGCCGGGAAGTGCCGTGTCGCTGCACTGGGTGGAGCTTGCCGCAGCCTCCGCCGCGCAGGCCGCCGCCGCGGCGCGCCACCTCGCCGCCGATTTCGTCGCCGCGCCGATCGCCGATCAGCACGTCGCGGCGGCAGCGGTGGCAGACGCCGATGGGCGTCGCCTTATCGGCATCGTCGACAAGGGCGTGATGGCGGGCTGGCTCGCCACACTCGTGCATCACGGCCTCGATCCGGACGAGATGGTGCCCGCGCCGCTCATGCTGCCTGTGGCCGAGGACGCCGTCAGCACGCTCCGTTCCGGCGACACACTGCTCGTGCGTGCGTCGGACCTCGCGCTGGAAACCGAACCGGCGCTTGCCGAGATGCTGATCGGCGGCCGCGCGTTGCGCCCGATCCTGCGCGACATCCTCGATCTCCCGGCCTATCCCGACGCGCCGCTCAACCTCCGGCAGGGCGAATTCCGCAAGGCGCGGCCGCGCGCTGTCGGCCGCGCCGACATCCGGCGCATGGCCCTGCTCGCGGCGGGCGTCGTCGCAGCGTGGCTCGGCGCCGATCTTGCGCTCGCGCTGCGTCACCACTTCGCGGCGAACGCGATGGAGGCGGAGATGCAGGCACTCGCGGCGAAGGCGCTGCCGGGCGTGGTGATCACCGATCCGGCGCTTCAACTCCAGCAGCGCTACGCCGCCTCGGCATCGAGCGGCGGCTTCACCGGCATGGCGGCGTCGCTGTTCGGCGCGCTTCAGGCGAGCGGCACCATCCGGCTCGAATCGCTGCGCTACGAGCCCACGGGCGCGATGCGCGCCACGCTGATCGCCCCCGTGGGCGCGTCCGCCGAGCCCGTGAAGCAGCGCATGGTGGCGGATGGACTGAACCTCGTCGAGGGCGCCTCGCGCAGCGGCGACAACGGCCAGCGGATCGACATCGAGGTGACGCGCCTGTGA
- the gspM gene encoding type II secretion system protein GspM, translated as MIQTALTWWQGRDAREQRLLAVLGVLLAAMLVWLAILRPLAAFRESAAERHARVAALMPSVRDAAIGIAAEEGTPARGDGRAVRDIVAASANAAGLEFTSSQPEDGGVLVSIAAVKPTFLFGWIAGLERNGGIVADRVLVQRNDDSTVSAQIGFSDGPA; from the coding sequence GTGATACAAACAGCGTTAACATGGTGGCAGGGGCGTGATGCGCGCGAGCAGCGGCTGCTTGCCGTACTCGGCGTGCTGCTCGCGGCGATGCTTGTCTGGCTGGCGATCCTGCGCCCGCTCGCGGCGTTTCGGGAAAGCGCCGCCGAACGGCACGCGCGCGTCGCCGCGCTGATGCCGTCCGTGCGCGACGCCGCTATCGGGATCGCGGCGGAAGAGGGTACGCCCGCGCGCGGCGACGGCCGCGCGGTGCGCGACATCGTCGCTGCTTCGGCAAATGCGGCGGGTCTCGAATTCACCTCTTCGCAGCCGGAGGACGGCGGCGTCCTCGTCAGTATCGCGGCGGTGAAGCCGACCTTCCTGTTCGGCTGGATCGCCGGGCTCGAACGGAACGGAGGCATCGTCGCGGACCGCGTGCTCGTGCAGCGTAACGACGATTCCACGGTCTCCGCGCAGATCGGCTTTTCGGACGGTCCGGCATGA
- the gspN gene encoding type II secretion system protein N, whose product MTALPTRRLALVFAAAFALCLLLLFPLALALSLSPLPAQGFHARAVSGSIWAGRAEGAGFGGVPLGDLRVSLSPFALATGKARFRFAPETGTAGPAGALIAARGAFAAEGVTAVVPMPPFVPGLGATLSLQDFGVSFAGNACRAASGAVTADVRMETANLSLAGTATCADGLLLLPLTGRTPAGDASLFVHIAGNAGYTYEIRVASAPETDAGFLAAGFVREGGNLVLRGEGRL is encoded by the coding sequence ATGACGGCGCTGCCGACGCGTCGGCTGGCGCTGGTGTTCGCCGCGGCTTTCGCGCTGTGCCTGTTGCTGCTGTTCCCGCTGGCGCTCGCGCTGTCGCTGTCGCCGCTTCCCGCGCAGGGGTTTCACGCGCGCGCCGTTTCGGGGTCGATCTGGGCCGGGCGCGCCGAGGGCGCGGGCTTTGGCGGGGTACCGCTCGGCGATCTCCGTGTGTCGCTCTCGCCGTTCGCGCTCGCCACCGGCAAGGCGCGCTTCCGCTTCGCGCCGGAAACCGGCACGGCGGGGCCTGCGGGCGCTTTGATAGCCGCAAGGGGCGCCTTCGCTGCGGAAGGTGTCACGGCCGTCGTTCCGATGCCGCCGTTCGTGCCGGGTCTCGGCGCGACGCTTTCGCTTCAGGATTTCGGCGTTTCGTTCGCGGGCAACGCTTGTCGCGCGGCCTCCGGCGCGGTCACGGCCGACGTGCGCATGGAAACCGCAAATCTGTCGCTTGCCGGCACCGCGACCTGCGCGGACGGGCTTCTGCTGCTGCCGCTCACCGGGCGCACGCCCGCGGGCGACGCCAGCCTGTTCGTCCACATCGCGGGCAATGCCGGCTACACCTATGAGATCAGGGTCGCGAGTGCGCCCGAGACCGATGCCGGCTTCCTCGCCGCGGGTTTTGTCCGCGAAGGCGGCAATCTCGTGCTGCGCGGGGAGGGACGGCTGTAA
- a CDS encoding tetratricopeptide repeat protein: MKLAFAAVAAAAFLAGCTTSPTQQAEIGYAPGSLGYAAMMKGNWEKAESQLMRTDADDPARLLNLAQIYRVTDRDLAARDLYAKVLEEDDMQLVLSDGRVVSAHDVAKSALQTTATAARN, encoded by the coding sequence ATGAAACTTGCGTTCGCTGCCGTTGCCGCCGCCGCGTTCCTCGCGGGCTGCACCACGTCGCCCACCCAGCAGGCCGAGATCGGCTACGCGCCTGGTTCGCTCGGCTATGCCGCGATGATGAAGGGCAATTGGGAGAAGGCGGAATCGCAGCTGATGCGCACGGATGCCGACGATCCCGCGCGCCTGCTCAATCTCGCGCAGATCTACCGCGTAACCGACCGCGACCTCGCGGCGCGGGACCTCTACGCGAAGGTGCTGGAGGAAGACGACATGCAGCTCGTGCTTTCGGACGGACGCGTCGTTTCCGCGCACGATGTTGCGAAGTCGGCATTGCAAACAACGGCAACCGCCGCGCGCAACTAA
- the cysD gene encoding sulfate adenylyltransferase subunit CysD, translating to MKRLTHLDRLESESLHIFREVVAECEKPVMLYSIGKDSAVMLHLAKKAFYPAPPPFPLLHVDTTWKFRAMYDLREKSAADAGMELLVWHNPEAKERGINPFEHGSALHTDLWKTEGLKQALDHYGFDAAFGGARRDEEASRAKERIMSFRTATHRWDPKNQRPELWNLYNVRKNKGESIRVFPLSNWTELDIWQYIHRESIPIVPLYFSEERPTVRRGDLLLMVDDDRFPLAEGETPEMRSIRFRTLGCYPLTGAVESRAATLPEIIQEMLLTTTSERQGRAIDHDQAASMEKKKQEGYF from the coding sequence ATGAAGCGCCTCACCCATCTCGACCGCCTTGAATCCGAAAGCCTTCACATCTTCCGCGAGGTCGTCGCGGAGTGCGAGAAGCCGGTGATGCTGTATTCGATCGGCAAGGATTCCGCCGTGATGCTGCATCTGGCGAAGAAGGCCTTCTATCCGGCGCCGCCGCCGTTCCCGCTGCTGCACGTCGATACCACGTGGAAGTTCCGCGCCATGTACGACCTGCGCGAGAAGTCCGCGGCGGACGCGGGCATGGAGCTTCTCGTCTGGCACAATCCGGAGGCGAAGGAGCGGGGCATCAACCCGTTCGAGCACGGCTCGGCGCTCCACACCGACCTCTGGAAGACTGAGGGGCTGAAGCAGGCGCTCGACCACTACGGCTTCGACGCGGCCTTCGGCGGCGCGCGCCGCGACGAGGAGGCGAGCCGCGCCAAGGAGCGGATCATGAGCTTCCGCACCGCCACGCACCGCTGGGACCCGAAGAACCAGCGCCCGGAGCTGTGGAACCTCTACAACGTCCGCAAGAACAAGGGCGAGAGCATCCGCGTGTTCCCGCTGTCGAACTGGACCGAACTCGACATCTGGCAATACATCCACCGCGAGAGCATCCCGATCGTGCCGCTCTACTTCTCGGAGGAACGACCCACGGTGCGCCGCGGCGACCTGCTGCTGATGGTGGACGATGACCGCTTCCCGCTCGCCGAGGGCGAGACGCCGGAGATGCGCTCGATCCGCTTCCGCACGCTCGGCTGCTATCCGCTGACGGGCGCGGTCGAAAGCCGCGCGGCGACGCTGCCCGAGATCATCCAGGAGATGCTGCTCACCACGACGTCGGAACGGCAGGGCAGGGCCATCGACCACGATCAGGCCGCCTCGATGGAGAAGAAGAAGCAGGAGGGGTATTTCTGA
- the cysN gene encoding sulfate adenylyltransferase subunit CysN — protein MALEVYGSSALIESDIEAYLESHENKSLLRFITCGSVDDGKSTLIGRLLYDSKMIFEDQLAKLAADSKTVGTQGGALDFALLVDGLAAEREQGITIDVAYRFFATDKRKFIVADTPGHEQYTRNMVTGASTADLAVILIDARKGVLTQTRRHTYLAHLLGIRNLVLAVNKMDLVGYDRAVFDRIVMNYRAFASEIGIARFTAIPISGLAGDNIGSRSANTPWYEGPSLVEHLETVEVDGTARQAGPLRMPVQWVNRPDLDFRGFAGQIAAGSVKPGDAVRVVPSGKTSNVARIVTAGGDLDEAVAGQSITLTLADEIDCSRGDVIVSADSPLEVADQFEATVVWMADAKMLPGRPYWLKLGTTTVSATITEPKYEVNVNTLEKLAAKTLDLNAIGVVNIALGKPIPFAPYAESRELGGFILIDRMTNATVGAGLIHFALRRSQNIHWQAADVTREAHAAQKGQQPKLLWFTGLSGAGKSTIANLVEKKLHALGKHTFLLDGDNVRHGLNKDLGFTEADRVENIRRVGEVAKLMTDAGLIVLTAFISPFRAERQMVRAMLPEGDFIEVFVDTPLAEAEKRDVKGLYKKARAGQLRNFTGIDSPYEAPEAPEIRIDTTRMSPEDAADAIVERLLKA, from the coding sequence ATGGCCCTCGAAGTCTACGGCTCCTCCGCGCTCATCGAGAGCGACATCGAGGCGTACCTCGAAAGCCACGAGAACAAGTCGCTGCTGCGTTTCATCACCTGCGGCAGCGTCGACGACGGCAAGTCGACGCTGATCGGCCGGCTTCTCTACGATTCCAAGATGATCTTCGAGGATCAGCTCGCGAAGCTCGCGGCGGATTCGAAGACAGTCGGCACGCAGGGCGGCGCCCTCGATTTCGCGCTGCTCGTCGACGGCCTCGCCGCCGAGCGCGAGCAGGGCATCACCATCGACGTCGCCTACCGCTTTTTCGCGACCGACAAGCGCAAGTTCATCGTCGCCGACACCCCCGGCCACGAGCAGTATACGCGCAACATGGTGACGGGCGCCTCCACGGCGGACCTCGCCGTCATCCTCATCGACGCGCGCAAGGGCGTGCTCACGCAGACGCGCCGCCACACCTACCTCGCGCACCTGCTCGGCATCCGCAACCTCGTGCTCGCGGTCAACAAGATGGACCTCGTCGGCTACGACCGCGCCGTCTTCGACCGCATCGTGATGAACTACCGGGCGTTCGCCTCGGAAATCGGGATCGCGCGGTTCACCGCCATCCCGATCTCGGGCCTTGCCGGGGACAACATCGGCAGCCGCAGCGCGAACACGCCGTGGTACGAAGGCCCGAGCCTCGTCGAGCACTTGGAGACCGTCGAGGTGGACGGCACCGCCCGGCAGGCGGGCCCCTTGCGGATGCCCGTGCAGTGGGTGAACCGCCCGGACCTCGATTTCCGCGGTTTCGCGGGGCAGATCGCGGCCGGTAGCGTGAAGCCGGGCGACGCGGTGCGCGTCGTGCCCTCGGGCAAGACCTCGAACGTCGCGCGCATCGTCACGGCGGGCGGCGACCTCGACGAGGCGGTGGCGGGCCAGTCGATCACGCTGACGCTCGCCGACGAGATCGACTGCTCGCGCGGCGACGTGATCGTCTCGGCGGATTCGCCCTTGGAAGTCGCCGACCAGTTCGAGGCGACCGTCGTCTGGATGGCGGACGCAAAGATGCTGCCCGGCCGCCCCTATTGGCTGAAGCTCGGCACCACCACCGTCTCGGCGACAATCACCGAGCCGAAGTACGAGGTGAACGTCAACACGCTCGAGAAGCTCGCGGCGAAGACGCTTGACCTCAACGCCATCGGCGTCGTCAACATCGCGCTCGGCAAGCCGATCCCGTTCGCGCCCTATGCGGAAAGCCGTGAGCTCGGCGGCTTCATCCTCATCGACCGGATGACGAACGCTACCGTTGGCGCGGGCCTCATCCACTTCGCGCTGCGCCGTTCGCAGAACATCCACTGGCAGGCGGCGGACGTTACGCGCGAGGCGCACGCTGCGCAGAAGGGCCAGCAGCCGAAGCTGCTGTGGTTCACCGGCCTCTCCGGCGCTGGCAAGTCCACGATCGCCAACCTCGTCGAGAAGAAGCTGCACGCCCTCGGCAAGCACACCTTCCTGCTCGACGGCGACAACGTCCGCCACGGGCTCAACAAGGACCTCGGCTTCACCGAGGCCGACCGCGTGGAGAACATCCGCCGCGTCGGCGAGGTCGCCAAGCTGATGACGGACGCGGGCCTCATCGTGCTCACCGCCTTCATCTCGCCGTTCCGTGCCGAGCGGCAGATGGTGCGCGCGATGCTGCCCGAGGGCGACTTCATCGAGGTGTTCGTCGACACGCCGCTCGCCGAGGCCGAGAAGCGTGACGTCAAGGGCCTCTACAAGAAGGCCCGCGCCGGCCAGCTCCGCAACTTCACCGGCATCGACAGCCCCTACGAAGCGCCCGAAGCACCGGAAATCCGCATCGACACCACGCGAATGTCGCCGGAGGACGCCGCGGACGCCATCGTGGAACGGCTGCTGAAGGCCTGA
- a CDS encoding acyl-CoA thioesterase — MKDDPRRRHVAAYPFRIELVPRFGDMDLNRHLNNVAVARFYEEARVRFHFSLHERPGLERFRVFIAHIAIDYLAEGNWPDPLEVGVGVVHVGGSSYRLGLGMFQRGGCIGLCDSVLVHLGEGGSASLPPLLRSALEGLRLRAE; from the coding sequence ATGAAGGACGATCCGCGCCGCCGCCACGTCGCCGCTTATCCGTTTCGGATCGAACTGGTGCCGCGCTTCGGCGACATGGACCTCAACCGCCATCTCAACAACGTTGCGGTCGCGCGCTTCTACGAGGAGGCGCGCGTCCGCTTCCATTTCAGCCTGCATGAGCGGCCGGGTCTTGAACGCTTCCGCGTGTTCATCGCGCATATCGCCATCGACTATCTCGCCGAGGGCAACTGGCCCGATCCGTTGGAGGTCGGCGTCGGCGTCGTCCATGTCGGCGGGTCCTCCTACCGGCTCGGCCTCGGCATGTTCCAGCGCGGCGGCTGCATCGGGCTTTGCGATTCGGTGCTCGTGCACCTCGGCGAGGGCGGCAGCGCGTCTTTGCCGCCGCTGCTACGCTCAGCCCTTGAAGGTTTGCGCCTCCGCGCGGAGTGA
- a CDS encoding MATE family efflux transporter, giving the protein MHTTSPAAARGSLSELLALASPVILSRLGIMMMGLTDAIVVGHHSSAELGYHALGWAPTMVALTTGVGLLTGVQVLTAQRIGEGRPEDAGAVLRRGLVFAAAVGVVFGVVLWLGAAPVMHAIGLEPALADGAAAVARTFALSMPFYLIAIAVTFWLEALGKPGPAAALMWAANIVNLAANLWLVPGTSPFPVEGAVASAAATLIARAALVAAFAAYIAMWPAVRREYGLSAAAPGAPGWKPLIWIGGASAASLFVETSAFAGMNAVAGLIGGLEAAAWAVVFNVAAVVFMVPLGFASATAVLVGRGYGERSARAVRRSGMTGLAATGSVLVVIAAIVALLPETIVSAYTADPALAVLAVPAMTLSTLFFVVDGLQVVAANALRARDDVWLPTLTHTISYAAVMLPLGYALALPLGMGLIGLVWAVVIASVVSAGFLLTRFWWLSRRSLRAEAQTFKG; this is encoded by the coding sequence ATGCACACGACATCCCCCGCCGCCGCGCGCGGAAGCCTCTCCGAACTGCTGGCGCTCGCCTCGCCGGTGATCCTGTCGCGCCTCGGCATCATGATGATGGGGCTGACGGACGCCATCGTCGTCGGGCACCACAGCTCGGCCGAGCTCGGCTACCATGCGCTCGGCTGGGCGCCGACGATGGTCGCGCTGACGACGGGCGTCGGCCTGCTCACCGGCGTGCAGGTGCTGACGGCGCAGCGCATCGGCGAGGGCCGCCCCGAGGATGCGGGCGCGGTGCTGCGGCGCGGCCTTGTCTTTGCCGCGGCCGTCGGCGTGGTCTTCGGTGTGGTGCTGTGGCTCGGGGCCGCGCCCGTGATGCACGCCATCGGCCTCGAACCCGCGCTCGCGGACGGCGCGGCGGCGGTCGCGCGGACCTTCGCGCTTTCCATGCCGTTCTACCTCATTGCCATCGCCGTCACGTTCTGGCTGGAGGCGCTCGGAAAACCCGGCCCGGCGGCGGCGCTGATGTGGGCCGCGAACATCGTCAACCTCGCCGCGAACCTCTGGCTGGTGCCCGGCACCTCGCCGTTCCCGGTGGAAGGCGCGGTGGCTTCGGCAGCCGCCACCTTGATCGCGCGCGCCGCGCTCGTCGCGGCGTTTGCCGCCTACATCGCCATGTGGCCCGCGGTACGGCGCGAATACGGTCTTTCCGCCGCGGCGCCCGGTGCGCCGGGCTGGAAGCCGCTGATCTGGATCGGCGGCGCCTCGGCCGCGTCGCTGTTCGTCGAAACCAGCGCCTTTGCGGGCATGAACGCCGTCGCGGGCCTGATCGGCGGGCTCGAGGCGGCGGCATGGGCCGTGGTGTTCAACGTCGCCGCGGTCGTCTTCATGGTGCCGCTCGGCTTCGCCTCGGCAACGGCGGTGCTCGTCGGGCGCGGCTACGGCGAACGCTCGGCCCGCGCCGTGCGCCGGTCGGGCATGACGGGGCTCGCGGCGACCGGGTCCGTGCTCGTCGTGATCGCGGCGATCGTGGCGCTGCTGCCGGAGACGATCGTGAGCGCCTACACGGCCGATCCGGCGCTCGCCGTGCTGGCCGTGCCCGCCATGACGCTTTCGACACTGTTCTTCGTCGTGGACGGATTGCAGGTCGTCGCCGCGAACGCGCTCCGGGCCCGCGACGACGTGTGGCTGCCGACACTCACGCACACGATCAGCTACGCGGCCGTGATGCTGCCACTCGGCTACGCGCTGGCATTGCCGCTCGGCATGGGCCTGATCGGCCTCGTCTGGGCCGTGGTGATCGCCAGCGTGGTCTCGGCGGGCTTCCTGCTCACCCGCTTCTGGTGGCTGTCGCGCCGCTCACTCCGCGCGGAGGCGCAAACCTTCAAGGGCTGA
- a CDS encoding serine hydrolase domain-containing protein: protein MSPARLARIDDFLEQKYVASGKLPGTLTLVARRGEIAHVGVRGLADRERGVPVAEDTIFRIYSMTKPITSVAFMMLVEEGRVALDDPVHLYIPGWKGLRVYAGGIDKLGFQMTAPARPMLVIDLLRHTAGLTYGFQNRTNVDAAYRARGIGEIEKGTITLDQMIAGLAELPLEFSPGEKWNYSVATDVLGYLIERITGQRFEDFLRERLLTPLGMVDTDFQVRAGEEARLAACYALTPNGRTILQDDPALSGFRGPPAFVSGGGGLVGTAHDYLRFAQMLLNGGEADGHRHISRKTLELMTANHLPGGVDLPALSVSLFSEANYNGIGFGLGFATTMDPAKTMIAGSAGDYFWGGAASTAFWIDPAEDLICIFMTQLIPSSSYPVRRELKTMVYAAIED from the coding sequence ATGTCGCCCGCGCGTCTCGCGCGGATCGACGACTTCCTGGAGCAGAAGTACGTGGCTTCGGGCAAGCTGCCGGGCACGCTCACGCTCGTCGCGCGCCGGGGCGAGATCGCCCACGTCGGCGTGCGCGGCCTTGCCGATCGCGAACGCGGCGTGCCGGTCGCCGAAGATACCATCTTCCGCATCTATTCGATGACGAAGCCGATCACGTCGGTGGCGTTCATGATGCTGGTGGAGGAGGGGCGCGTCGCGCTCGACGATCCCGTCCACCTTTATATCCCCGGATGGAAGGGCCTGCGCGTCTACGCGGGCGGCATCGACAAGCTGGGGTTCCAGATGACGGCACCCGCCCGACCGATGCTGGTGATCGACCTGCTGCGCCACACCGCGGGCCTCACCTACGGTTTCCAGAACCGCACCAATGTCGACGCCGCCTACCGCGCGCGCGGCATCGGCGAGATCGAGAAGGGCACGATCACGCTGGATCAGATGATCGCGGGCCTTGCCGAGCTGCCGCTCGAGTTCTCGCCCGGCGAGAAGTGGAACTATTCGGTGGCGACCGACGTGCTCGGCTATCTGATCGAGCGCATCACCGGGCAGCGTTTCGAGGACTTCCTGCGCGAACGCCTGCTGACGCCGCTCGGGATGGTCGACACCGACTTTCAGGTCCGTGCGGGTGAGGAGGCGCGTCTTGCAGCCTGCTACGCGCTCACTCCGAACGGCCGTACCATCCTTCAGGACGATCCCGCGCTTTCCGGCTTCCGGGGGCCGCCCGCGTTCGTCTCGGGCGGCGGCGGCCTCGTCGGCACCGCGCACGATTACCTGAGGTTCGCGCAGATGCTACTGAACGGCGGCGAGGCGGACGGCCATCGCCACATCAGCCGCAAGACGCTGGAACTGATGACCGCGAACCACCTGCCGGGCGGCGTCGACCTGCCGGCGCTGTCGGTCTCGCTGTTCTCGGAGGCGAACTACAACGGCATCGGCTTCGGCCTCGGCTTCGCGACGACGATGGACCCGGCGAAGACAATGATCGCAGGCTCGGCGGGCGACTATTTCTGGGGCGGCGCCGCCTCCACCGCCTTCTGGATCGACCCGGCCGAAGACCTGATCTGCATCTTCATGACGCAGCTCATCCCCTCGTCGTCCTACCCGGTCCGCCGCGAACTCAAGACGATGGTTTACGCCGCGATCGAGGATTGA
- a CDS encoding neutral zinc metallopeptidase — MGGLVIVVVLALVFGVDPMQLLGGLSQQGGVAVPQQQAPSAVPGEGAGCERSDLHRFSCTVLADTEDTWNTIFQQSGQNYPEPTLVFYAGLGQSGCGAAQSATGPFYCPADRKIYIDTSFFDQLEQQLGAGGDFAQAYVIAHEVGHHVQTVTGLSEQLRREQARVGKTQANALQVRMELQADCYAGLWARSNQQHLEAGDIEEALTAANAIGDDRLQRQSQGYVVPDSFTHGTSAQRMNWFKRGYETGDPNQCDTFAAREL; from the coding sequence GTGGGCGGTCTCGTTATCGTCGTCGTGCTGGCGCTGGTGTTCGGCGTCGATCCGATGCAGCTTCTCGGCGGCCTGTCGCAGCAGGGCGGCGTCGCCGTGCCGCAGCAGCAGGCGCCCTCCGCCGTACCCGGCGAAGGCGCGGGCTGCGAGCGCAGCGACCTCCATCGTTTCTCCTGCACCGTCCTCGCCGATACCGAGGACACGTGGAACACCATCTTCCAGCAGTCCGGACAAAATTACCCGGAGCCCACGCTCGTCTTCTACGCGGGCCTCGGCCAGTCCGGCTGCGGCGCGGCGCAGTCCGCGACCGGCCCCTTCTATTGCCCGGCGGACCGGAAAATCTACATCGACACCAGCTTCTTCGACCAGCTCGAACAGCAGCTCGGCGCGGGCGGCGACTTCGCGCAGGCCTACGTCATCGCGCACGAGGTCGGCCACCACGTGCAGACCGTCACCGGCCTTTCCGAGCAGCTCCGCCGCGAGCAGGCACGCGTCGGCAAGACACAGGCGAACGCGCTCCAGGTCCGCATGGAGCTTCAGGCCGATTGCTACGCGGGCCTCTGGGCGCGCTCCAACCAGCAGCACCTCGAAGCCGGCGACATCGAGGAAGCGCTCACCGCCGCCAACGCCATCGGCGACGACCGGCTGCAACGCCAGTCGCAGGGCTACGTAGTGCCCGACAGCTTCACGCACGGCACGTCCGCGCAGCGCATGAACTGGTTCAAGCGTGGCTACGAAACCGGCGATCCGAACCAGTGCGACACGTTCGCCGCGCGCGAACTCTGA